A single genomic interval of Streptomyces sp. BA2 harbors:
- the nuoI gene encoding NADH-quinone oxidoreductase subunit NuoI: protein MAESKKEPHHEPHHESNQSKQGFQNPVAGFGVTFKAMFKKRLTEQYPEQEKTTAPRFHGRHQLNRHPDGLEKCIGCELCAWACPADAIYVEGADNTEEERYSPGERYGRVYQINYARCILCGLCIEACPTRALTMTNEFELADSSREKLIFTKEQLLAGLEEGMVESPHSIFPGTDEQDYYRGLVTEAAPGTVPQVALSKGETPQEAASTFGEDEPASGKVINR from the coding sequence ATGGCTGAGTCGAAGAAAGAGCCGCACCACGAGCCACACCACGAGTCGAACCAATCGAAGCAGGGGTTCCAGAACCCCGTCGCAGGCTTCGGCGTGACCTTCAAGGCCATGTTCAAGAAGCGGCTGACCGAGCAGTATCCGGAGCAGGAGAAGACCACCGCTCCCCGCTTCCACGGCAGGCACCAGCTCAACCGCCATCCGGACGGCCTGGAGAAGTGCATCGGCTGTGAGCTCTGCGCCTGGGCCTGCCCCGCGGACGCGATCTATGTGGAGGGCGCGGACAACACCGAGGAGGAGCGCTACTCCCCGGGCGAGCGGTACGGCCGCGTCTACCAGATCAACTACGCCCGCTGCATCCTGTGCGGCCTGTGCATCGAGGCGTGCCCCACGCGCGCGTTGACGATGACGAACGAGTTCGAGCTGGCCGACAGCAGCCGCGAGAAGCTCATCTTCACCAAGGAGCAGCTGCTCGCGGGCCTGGAGGAAGGCATGGTCGAGTCACCGCACTCGATCTTCCCCGGCACGGACGAGCAGGACTACTACCGCGGTCTGGTGACGGAGGCCGCGCCCGGCACGGTGCCCCAAGTGGCCCTCTCCAAGGGGGAGACGCCCCAGGAGGCCGCTTCCACCTTCGGGGAAGACGAGCCCGCGTCGGGGAAGGTGATCAACCGATGA
- the nuoK gene encoding NADH-quinone oxidoreductase subunit NuoK: MNPVNYLYLAALLFAIGATGVLIRRNAIVVFMCIELMLNACNLAFVAFSRLHGNLDGQIIAFFTMVVAAAEVVVGLAIIVSLFRSRHSASVDDASLMKL, from the coding sequence GTGAATCCGGTCAACTACCTGTACCTCGCGGCGCTGTTGTTCGCGATCGGCGCCACCGGCGTGCTGATCAGGCGGAACGCGATCGTGGTGTTCATGTGTATCGAGCTGATGCTCAACGCGTGCAACCTCGCCTTTGTCGCCTTCTCCCGGCTGCACGGCAATCTCGACGGCCAGATCATCGCCTTCTTCACGATGGTCGTCGCCGCGGCGGAAGTCGTGGTCGGCCTCGCGATCATCGTGTCGCTGTTCCGCTCCCGTCACTCGGCCTCGGTCGACGACGCCAGCCTGATGAAGCTGTAA
- the nuoH gene encoding NADH-quinone oxidoreductase subunit NuoH: MHHMVPLAAEDLSMFGRDPWWLVAIKAVFCFAFLMVTVLFSIVWERKVVAWMQLRIGPNRHGPWGMLQSLADGIKLMLKEDVIVKRADKVVYVLAPIVAAIPAFMAIAVIPFGPAGNEISIFGQRTTMQLTDLPIAMLYILAVASVGIYGIVLAGWSSGSTYPLLGGLRSCAQMISYEIAMGAAFASVFLYSGSMSTSAIVEAQADRWYILLLPVSFLIYIVTMIGETNRAPFDMPESEGDLVGGFNTEYSSIKFALFMLAEYVNMVTVSAVSVTLFLGGWRAPYPISTFWEGANHGWWPMLWFVIKVQLLLFFFIWLRGTLPRVRYDQLMKLGWKVLIPVSVVWLMLVATVRAMRNEEYDFTSIALYVGGGVIALLLLSVVVDIFRDKREKEAAARSEGEEPVAFDPMAGGFPVPPLPGQSLPPVPRRRSRQERELIVSGGPDTQSDGTRSDGKEASDG; this comes from the coding sequence ATGCACCACATGGTGCCGCTTGCGGCGGAAGACCTGTCCATGTTCGGCCGTGACCCGTGGTGGCTCGTCGCCATCAAGGCGGTCTTCTGTTTCGCGTTCCTGATGGTGACGGTGCTCTTCTCCATCGTGTGGGAGCGCAAGGTCGTCGCCTGGATGCAGCTGCGCATCGGCCCGAACCGGCACGGCCCCTGGGGCATGCTGCAGTCCCTCGCGGACGGCATCAAGCTGATGCTCAAGGAAGACGTGATCGTCAAGCGCGCGGACAAGGTGGTCTACGTCCTCGCGCCGATCGTCGCGGCCATCCCGGCGTTCATGGCGATCGCGGTGATCCCCTTCGGCCCCGCGGGCAACGAAATCTCGATCTTCGGCCAGCGCACGACGATGCAGCTCACCGACCTGCCGATCGCGATGCTCTACATCCTCGCGGTCGCCTCGGTCGGCATCTACGGCATCGTCCTCGCGGGTTGGAGTTCTGGATCCACCTATCCGCTCCTCGGCGGTCTTCGCTCCTGCGCGCAGATGATCTCGTACGAGATCGCGATGGGCGCCGCGTTCGCCTCGGTGTTCCTCTACTCCGGGTCGATGTCGACCTCGGCGATCGTGGAGGCGCAGGCGGACCGGTGGTACATCCTGCTGCTCCCGGTCTCGTTCCTGATCTACATCGTGACGATGATCGGTGAGACCAACCGCGCCCCGTTCGACATGCCGGAGTCCGAGGGCGACCTGGTCGGCGGCTTCAACACCGAGTACTCGTCGATCAAGTTCGCGCTGTTCATGCTCGCCGAGTACGTCAACATGGTCACCGTCTCGGCGGTCTCGGTCACCCTCTTCCTGGGCGGCTGGCGGGCCCCGTATCCCATCAGCACCTTCTGGGAGGGCGCGAACCACGGCTGGTGGCCGATGCTCTGGTTCGTGATCAAGGTCCAGCTGCTGCTGTTCTTCTTCATCTGGCTGCGCGGCACGCTGCCACGCGTCCGCTACGACCAGCTGATGAAGCTCGGCTGGAAGGTCCTGATCCCGGTCTCGGTCGTCTGGCTGATGCTCGTGGCCACGGTCAGGGCGATGCGGAACGAGGAGTACGACTTCACCTCGATCGCGCTCTATGTGGGCGGCGGAGTCATCGCGCTCCTGTTGCTCTCCGTCGTCGTCGACATCTTCCGCGACAAGCGCGAGAAGGAAGCGGCGGCACGATCCGAGGGCGAGGAGCCGGTTGCGTTCGACCCGATGGCGGGCGGCTTCCCCGTCCCGCCGCTGCCGGGACAGAGCCTGCCGCCCGTACCGCGACGACGCTCGCGCCAGGAGCGGGAGTTGATTGTCAGTGGTGGGCCGGATACTCAAAGTGACGGAACCCGAAGTGACGGAAAGGAGGCGTCCGATGGCTGA
- the nuoL gene encoding NADH-quinone oxidoreductase subunit L, with protein MENLIALLVAAPLLGAAVLLCGGRRLDRVGHWLGTLLAAASFIVGVVLFADMLGKGADERSLSQHLFSWIPVEGFQADVAFQLDQLSMTFVLLITGVGTLIHIYSIGYMEHDERRRRFFGYLNLFLAAMLILVLADNYLLLYVGWEGVGLASYLLIGFWQHKPSAATAAKKAFLVNRVGDMGLSIAIMLMFTTFGTFAFGPVLEATGETSEGKLTAIGLMLLLAACGKSAQVPLQSWLGDAMEGPTPVSALIHAATMVTAGVYLIVRSGAIFNGAPDAQLVVTVVGAVTLLFGAIVGCAKDDIKKALAGSTMSQIGYMILAAGLGPIGYVFAIMHLVTHGFFKAGLFLGAGSVMHGMNDEVDMRKYGGLRKYMPVTFVTFGLGYLAIIGFPGLSGFFSKDKIIEAAFAKGGTEGWILGSVALLGAAITAFYMTRVMIMTFFGEKRWQPDADGNEPHPHESPRSMTIPMIVLAFGSVFAGGFFSIGDRFMHWLEPVTRHDHGHSPLSAATVTGATMVVLLIGVGLACVQYGRRPVPVTAPRGSLLTRAARRDLLQDDFNHVVLVRGGEHLTRSLVYVDHTLVDGVVNGTAASVGGFSGRLRKMQNGYARSYAVSMFGGVAVLIAATLLMRAV; from the coding sequence GTGGAGAACCTGATCGCGCTGCTCGTAGCGGCGCCTCTGCTCGGAGCGGCCGTACTGCTGTGCGGCGGGCGGCGGTTGGACCGTGTGGGCCACTGGCTCGGCACGCTGCTCGCGGCCGCATCCTTCATCGTCGGCGTCGTGCTCTTCGCCGACATGCTGGGCAAGGGCGCCGATGAGCGCTCCCTGTCGCAGCACCTGTTCAGCTGGATCCCCGTGGAGGGTTTCCAGGCGGACGTCGCCTTCCAGCTCGACCAGCTGTCGATGACATTCGTCCTGCTGATCACCGGTGTGGGCACCCTGATCCACATCTACTCCATCGGGTACATGGAGCACGACGAGCGGCGCCGCCGCTTCTTCGGCTATCTGAACCTGTTCCTCGCGGCGATGCTCATTCTCGTCCTCGCCGACAACTACCTGCTCCTGTACGTCGGATGGGAGGGCGTGGGCCTCGCCTCGTACCTCCTGATCGGCTTCTGGCAGCACAAGCCCAGCGCGGCCACCGCCGCGAAGAAGGCCTTCCTGGTCAACAGGGTCGGCGACATGGGCCTCTCGATCGCCATCATGCTGATGTTCACCACCTTCGGGACGTTCGCCTTCGGTCCGGTCCTGGAGGCCACGGGTGAGACGTCGGAGGGCAAGCTGACGGCCATCGGCCTGATGCTGCTGCTCGCGGCGTGCGGCAAGTCGGCCCAGGTGCCGCTGCAGTCCTGGCTCGGCGACGCGATGGAGGGCCCGACCCCGGTCTCGGCCCTCATCCACGCGGCGACGATGGTGACCGCCGGCGTGTACTTGATCGTCCGCTCCGGCGCGATCTTCAACGGAGCCCCGGACGCGCAGCTCGTCGTCACCGTCGTGGGTGCCGTCACGCTCCTCTTCGGTGCGATCGTCGGTTGCGCGAAGGACGACATCAAGAAGGCCCTCGCCGGGTCGACGATGTCCCAGATCGGGTACATGATCCTGGCCGCGGGCCTCGGCCCCATCGGCTACGTCTTCGCGATCATGCACCTGGTGACGCACGGCTTCTTCAAGGCCGGGCTCTTCCTCGGGGCCGGTTCGGTCATGCACGGCATGAACGACGAGGTCGACATGAGGAAGTACGGCGGCCTCAGGAAGTACATGCCGGTCACCTTCGTGACCTTCGGGCTCGGCTATCTGGCGATCATCGGCTTCCCCGGTCTGTCCGGCTTCTTCTCCAAGGACAAGATCATCGAGGCGGCGTTCGCCAAGGGCGGCACGGAGGGCTGGATCCTCGGCTCGGTCGCGCTGCTCGGCGCCGCGATCACCGCGTTCTACATGACACGCGTAATGATCATGACCTTCTTCGGTGAGAAGCGCTGGCAGCCCGACGCGGACGGCAACGAGCCGCACCCGCACGAGTCGCCCAGGTCCATGACGATCCCCATGATCGTGCTGGCCTTCGGGTCGGTCTTCGCGGGTGGCTTCTTCAGCATCGGCGACCGCTTCATGCACTGGCTCGAGCCGGTCACCCGCCACGACCACGGCCACTCGCCGCTGAGCGCCGCCACGGTCACGGGCGCCACCATGGTCGTCCTGCTCATCGGTGTGGGCCTCGCCTGCGTCCAGTACGGCCGCCGTCCCGTCCCGGTCACTGCCCCGCGCGGTTCGCTGCTCACCAGGGCGGCCCGGCGCGATCTCCTCCAGGACGACTTCAACCACGTCGTCCTGGTCCGCGGCGGAGAACACCTCACCCGCTCCCTGGTTTACGTCGACCACACCTTGGTCGACGGAGTCGTCAACGGCACGGCGGCCTCGGTCGGCGGGTTCTCCGGGCGGCTGCGCAAGATGCAGAACGGCTATGCCCGCTCCTACGCGGTCTCGATGTTCGGCGGCGTTGCGGTACTCATCGCCGCGACCCTGCTGATGAGGGCGGTCTGA
- a CDS encoding NADH-quinone oxidoreductase subunit J has protein sequence MTQLAAYTTSTGEAVQFWVLGTVAVIGALCTILMKKAVHSALCLAGTMIILAVFYLANGAYFLGIVQVVVYTGAIMMLFLFVVMLVGVTAADSLKETIKGQRWLAGLCGFGFAILLFAGIGNASVNEFAGLAKANAGGNVEGLAESIFTKYVFAFEITGALLITATVGAMVLTHRERTERAKTQREMSEERVRSKHLPPLPAPGVYARHNAVDIAGLLPDGTPSELTVNKTLRERGQIRDVSDEALDDLRALEQRSEERLERSPKSEEASK, from the coding sequence ATGACGCAGCTCGCCGCCTACACCACATCCACCGGTGAGGCCGTCCAGTTCTGGGTGCTCGGCACGGTCGCCGTGATCGGCGCCCTGTGCACGATCCTCATGAAGAAGGCCGTGCACAGCGCGCTCTGTCTCGCCGGCACCATGATCATCCTGGCGGTCTTCTACCTCGCCAACGGCGCGTACTTCCTGGGCATCGTCCAGGTCGTCGTCTATACGGGCGCGATCATGATGCTCTTCCTCTTCGTGGTCATGCTCGTCGGTGTCACCGCCGCCGACTCCCTGAAGGAGACCATCAAGGGGCAGCGCTGGCTGGCCGGCCTCTGTGGCTTCGGCTTCGCCATCCTGCTCTTCGCGGGGATCGGGAACGCCTCGGTGAACGAATTCGCCGGACTCGCCAAGGCGAACGCGGGCGGCAACGTGGAGGGCCTCGCCGAGAGCATCTTCACGAAGTACGTCTTCGCGTTCGAGATCACCGGCGCGCTGCTCATCACCGCCACGGTCGGCGCGATGGTGCTCACCCACCGCGAGCGCACGGAGCGCGCCAAGACGCAGCGTGAGATGTCCGAGGAGCGCGTGCGGTCCAAGCACCTGCCGCCGCTGCCCGCCCCCGGTGTCTACGCCCGGCACAACGCCGTGGACATCGCGGGACTGCTCCCCGACGGCACCCCCTCCGAGCTCACGGTCAACAAGACGCTGCGTGAGCGCGGCCAGATCCGCGATGTGTCGGACGAGGCGCTTGACGACCTGCGGGCCCTCGAACAGCGCTCCGAGGAGCGTCTGGAGCGGTCGCCCAAGTCCGAGGAGGCGTCGAAGTGA
- a CDS encoding NADH-quinone oxidoreductase subunit M — MSFPLLTATAALPAIGAIATAAVPAARRTAAKWLALLVSLATLALAVTVLVRFDPDGARYQLTESRSWIAEFGVRYELGVDGIGVALIALTALLIPFIILAGWHDADPLETKSSRWRPTQGFFALILAVEAMVILSFEATDVFLFYIFFEAMLIPMYFLIGGFGDRAHAGSDEKASAQRSYAAVKFLLYNLVGGLIMLAAVIGLYVVAGNFSLQEITEARANGTLDMATSTERWLFLGFFFAFAVKAPLWPLHTWLPNAMGEATAPVAVLITAVVDKVGTFAMLRFCLGLFPEASKWATPVILVLALISIIYGALLAVGQRDIKRLVAYASISHFGFIILGIFAMTSQGQSGATLYMVNHGISTAALMLVAGFLISRRGSRLIADYGGVQKVAPVLAGTFLIGGLATLSLPGLAPFVSEFLVLVGAFARYPVVGIIATIGIVLAALYTLVLYQRTMTGPVKPEVSAMPDLRVRELVVVAPLIALLIGLGVYPKPLTDLVNPAVKHTMSDVQQKDPKPDVEAAK; from the coding sequence ATGTCCTTTCCTCTGCTGACAGCGACGGCGGCCCTGCCCGCGATCGGCGCGATCGCCACGGCGGCCGTCCCGGCCGCCCGGCGCACCGCCGCCAAGTGGCTCGCGCTGCTCGTGTCGCTCGCCACGCTCGCGCTCGCCGTGACCGTGCTCGTGCGGTTCGACCCCGACGGGGCCCGCTATCAACTCACCGAGTCCCGTTCGTGGATCGCGGAATTCGGGGTGCGGTACGAACTGGGTGTGGACGGCATCGGTGTCGCCCTCATCGCGCTCACCGCGCTCCTGATCCCCTTCATCATCCTCGCGGGCTGGCACGACGCCGATCCCCTGGAGACGAAGTCCTCGCGGTGGCGGCCGACCCAGGGCTTCTTCGCCCTGATCCTGGCCGTCGAGGCGATGGTGATCCTCTCCTTCGAGGCCACCGACGTCTTCCTCTTCTACATCTTCTTCGAAGCCATGCTCATCCCGATGTACTTCCTCATCGGCGGCTTCGGGGACCGTGCCCACGCGGGCAGCGACGAGAAGGCCTCGGCGCAACGCTCGTACGCGGCCGTGAAGTTCCTCCTCTACAACCTGGTCGGCGGTCTGATCATGCTGGCCGCCGTCATCGGGCTCTACGTGGTGGCGGGGAACTTCTCGCTCCAGGAGATCACCGAGGCGCGGGCCAACGGCACCCTGGACATGGCGACGAGCACCGAGCGGTGGCTCTTCCTCGGCTTCTTCTTCGCCTTCGCGGTGAAGGCGCCGCTGTGGCCGCTGCACACCTGGCTGCCGAACGCGATGGGCGAGGCCACGGCCCCGGTCGCCGTACTGATCACGGCGGTCGTCGACAAGGTCGGCACCTTCGCGATGCTGCGCTTCTGCCTCGGACTCTTCCCCGAGGCGAGCAAGTGGGCGACGCCGGTCATCCTCGTGCTCGCGCTGATCAGCATCATCTACGGGGCGCTGCTCGCGGTCGGCCAGCGCGACATCAAGCGCCTGGTGGCGTACGCGTCGATCTCGCACTTCGGTTTCATCATTCTCGGCATCTTCGCGATGACCTCGCAGGGCCAGTCCGGCGCGACGCTCTACATGGTCAACCACGGGATCTCGACCGCCGCCCTGATGCTGGTGGCCGGCTTCCTGATCTCGCGGCGCGGTTCGCGGCTCATCGCGGACTACGGAGGGGTGCAGAAGGTCGCGCCGGTGCTCGCGGGCACCTTCCTGATCGGCGGCCTCGCGACGCTCTCGCTGCCGGGTCTCGCGCCGTTCGTGAGTGAATTCCTGGTCCTGGTGGGCGCGTTCGCGCGCTATCCGGTGGTCGGGATCATCGCCACCATCGGCATCGTGCTCGCCGCGCTCTACACCCTCGTCCTCTACCAGCGGACGATGACGGGCCCGGTGAAGCCGGAGGTCTCGGCCATGCCGGACCTGCGGGTGCGTGAACTCGTGGTCGTCGCACCGCTGATCGCGCTCCTGATCGGCCTCGGCGTCTACCCGAAGCCGCTCACCGACCTGGTCAACCCGGCGGTCAAGCACACCATGTCCGACGTACAGCAGAAGGACCCGAAGCCCGACGTGGAGGCGGCCAAGTGA